Genomic window (Vicinamibacterales bacterium):
GGAACGCCGGAGACGCGAGTGCCCGCATGTAGACACGCGTCGCGTGCAGCCGCGCCCGTACGCCTGCGAGGACGCAGCCGACGGCGATCGCGTCCGCGACCGTCTCGAAGCGCGCCCCGATGCCGTCGCCCGCCCACCGCATCAACTCCCACTCGGCGATTCGAATGACCGGTGCGAGGAGCACCACCGCGGCGGCGATGACGATCGCCTTTCTGGACCGCGCCAGCAGCACCACTGCGGGCCAGATCAGGTAGAACTGCTCCTCGACCGACAACGACCAGGTGTGCCCGACGAACCAGGAGCGCCCCTCGTCATAGTTCGTCGTATAGGTCGCGGCGCGCAGGATGTCGTCCTGATGCAGCGCGACGATCCCCGCGAGGTGGGCGGCGAGCAGCGCCGCCAGCAGGGTGTAGTACGGAGGGAAAATGCGAAGCGTGCGACGGAGATAAAAGGCTCCCAGGTTCACGCGTCCGGTTCGCGCCACTTCGTGCAGGAGCAGCCGCGTAATCAGGTATCCCGAAATGACGAAGAACACATGCACGCCCAGCTCGGCGATGTTCAGGGCGTTGCCCGCCGGAGCGCTCAGCGGAAACCCGCGGGTGCCGGCGAGATGGCCGACGAAGACGAACGCGATCGAAATCGCGCGAAGCCCATCCAGTGAAGGAATCCGATCTTGCGACATGTCAGCCTCGGCCGTGGGCCGGGGATGACATTGCAATCCTCACTCCAGCGGCACCGCGAGGCGAGGATCGAGTCACGTCATTTGATGGCTGCGCTGGTGACGCCGACGCCGAGGCTGCTGAGGCTCGTATCAGCGACGAGGGCGCCGGTCGCCGGCGTCTCGCTGGTGTAGAGCAGGCCGCCGTTGCGAAAGTACTGCACCACGCCGGCGTGGACGGTGACGGTGAAGACATCACCGGGCGCGCTCGGTCCCTCCGTTCGATACATGCCGTTCTCGCGCACTTCGAACACGCCGGTGGGCCAGAAGCTCAACCCGTACGAGATCGATGCCACGGCGACGCCGGCGGTCGCCGCCGGCGCGAGACCAGCGACGAGGCGCTGACCGGGCGCGACCGTCAGCGAGAACGCGCCGTCGCTCATGATCCGCTGCGCGCTGATGCCGCCCGCATCGAAACACGTGGCGCACGGGCCGGTCTTCCGCAAGACGTCCAGCGACGCCGTCGCCTTGACGAGCGACGTCCAGACGACCGGACCGGTGAGGGCGCCGAGTCCCGCTTCGGGAAACACGGTGGTGTCGTTTTTCGCGAGCCCCGGCGCCGCCCACATGAACCGCGCGGGTGACAACAGGATCTGATCGAACGAGAGTCCGTCCTCTCGCACCTGGATCCGCAGCGTCTGCGCGGCGCCCTCGAAGGCGATCGGATCGCCCCATCCGCCGTAGCCGCTATCCTGCCAGCCCCAGCCGGATAGTCCCATTCCGCTTCCTTCCTCGATGCTGACGACGGCCGCGGACGCGGAGCCGATGCGATCGACGGGACGTCCGGTCGCGTCGAGGCTGCCACTGAACTGCACGAAGGCCGAGTCGTTCTGCCACGAGTCCTGCTGCGCCATGCCGCGCATCCACAACCGGTAGGCGCGGCCGGGCTGAACGAGGAACGGGATCTCCACGTAGCTTGCCGGCATCGGCGCGGCCGACAACAGCTTCGACGCCCCCGCGTCGGGATTGAAGAGTCGAATGCCGCCGGCGGCCGTCGTATCAGCGATGGCTGACCAGGCGGTTCCGACGGTCTTCGCGCTCCGCGCATACAACACGACGTCATCCGCCCCAACGGTCGGGGGCGGCGTCGGCGCGGGATCGCCGGGCGGCGGCGGCGTCACCGGGGCCGACGCCGCCGGGTCTGGTACGGTGACCACGATGCCGAAGTGATCCGAAGGGGACGCGTCGCCGGTGACCGGCGTGATGGCGAACTGCTGCATGTCCAGCGGCAGGAAGCCGGCCGGCGTCCAGGCATAGTCGATGCGCTTGAACGGGAAGCCGTTCGGGAATCCGCAGCCGCTCCGGTCCACCATGCCGGTGTAGCCGGGCAGCGATCCGTGAATCACCGTCCACGCGTCCACGTAGCCCGCCGCGCGCAGCACCGGCAGCGCCGTGTTGACGGGCGTCTGGTCGCACACCGGCGTCGACCCTTCGAACACGTTGAGATCGCCGACGAGTACGTGGGGCTGACCGTTCGCGGTCGCGTTGAGAAAGGCGAGCGTACCCTGTGCCTGCGCCGCATAGCTCGCCTCCGCGTTGTCTCCCGGGCCGTACCAGTGGGTGACGTAGAGCAGCAGCGTGTGCGAACAGGCGGCGTCGACGCAGACCGGGGCGCGCACGACCCACATCGTGTCACTGGGTGAGGGGTTCCGCGACGTATCGAGCTGCCGCCACTGTTCCGGACCGCCGAAGCCGTACCGGGCGACGAGCGTCACGCCGTTCTGTTCGGAGGAGACCGCCTTCCAGCCGAGAGCCTGGCGGACATGTTCCCCTGATCCGCAGACGCTGCTCCACGCTTCAGCGAGCCCGAACGCGATGACCGAGGGGTCGGCGCCGACCTGCGCGATCGCTGCCTGCGAGGCGCCTTCGCCCCAGGCGTTGAGCGGCTGCGTGGGGTCGGTGCAGTTCGGCGTATTCCTGAAAGGAGCGGCAAAGCCGGGCAGCGCGTCGACTCCTTTGCCAGACATGATGTTCCAGAAGGCGACCCGCAGAGGGCCGGCCGCGGCTGGCGAGGCAACCGCCAGAATGTACGCCAGCGCGCCGACACACACACGTCCGCGCCGCGAGAAACTTGGCATCAGCGAAGTCCCCTAAGAGATGTAGCGGTTATCAGGAATGCGCGGCTGCGCGCGGCTGGCAGAGGCAATGCCGCTGCCGTAAGGCGGACGAATTACCAAAAATGGAAATCGCTAACAAATTTGCAGCTGAGTATAGCGACTGGGGGGAGCTAGCTGTGCCGTATCGATACACGGCATGACGTTTCGTGTATATAGCTCAACAATATTGGTAGATCCGCTTCCGCCGCGGCATTGAAAGCTGTGGCAGGTCAGTGGCAGATGAGAGTGACGGCCGCGGCCAATTGAACGACTGCTCGGGGCCGTTCGGCACCCGTTTTTGCCATTTCAGGGAAAAGCCCTGATTTTCTAAGGATTTGCGGGTATTCTTCCGCCATGCACAAGCCAATCAAGTACGTTGAGAAGGGGCTCACGGTTGCCGCCAAGGGCGCCTGGACTGTGTTTAATACCCTCAACAGCATCAAGCCGAACGGGGCGTTTACCCCGAAGTGGTCCGAGCTCCCGCTGCAGAAATCATGGCAGAAGGTGAAGCCGCCGCTCGGCTGGCCGCGCGAGACCGATTCGCTGTGCCCCAACTGCGTCCGCGAGGCGCGTCAGTCGATCGTCGACGGCAAGCAGGACTACAAGATTCTTCTGAACGAGAAGGTGGGCGAGATCAAGGCCACCATCACCGAGAAGGACGGCAAGATCGTCATGATCAAGGACTGCCCGATCCACGGGCATTTCGAAGACGTCATGGCCATGGACCCGGCGTTCTTCAAGCACCTCGAAGAGACCTTCCCGGGCAGCGACATCCGCTCGCACAACGACGAGAAGCTCCACAATCACGGCAGCTCGACGATCAAGTACGGCCGCGGCTCGGTCCTCACCATCGACCTGACCAACCGCTGCAACATGATGTGCGACCCGTGCTTCATGGACGCCAACCAGGTCGGTTTCGTCCATGAGCTCAGCTGGGACGAGATCAAGACGATGCTCGACAACGCCATCACGCTGAAGCCGAAGCGCCAGATGTCGGTCCAGTTCTCCGGCGGCGAGCCGACGATGTCGCCGTACTTCCTCGACGCGGTGCGCTACGCGAAGAAGGTCGGCTACAACTCGGTTCAGGCGGCGACCAACGGCATCGAGTTCGCCAAGAGCAAGGAATTCGCGAAGGCGGCGTTCGAGGCCGGCCTGCGTTACGCCTATCTGCAGTTCGACGGCGTCGGCAACGCCGCCAACTCGCATCGTCTCGTCGGCAACCTGTTCGACGTCAAGCTGCGCGCGATCGAGAACCTGTGGTCGGCCGGCGTCGACATCGTGCCGGTCATCACGATCGTCAACGGCATCAACAACGAGCAGGTCGGCCGCGTCGTCCAGTTCGCGCTCGACAATCCGAAGAAGATCAACTTCCTGTCGTTCCAGCCGGTGTCGTTCACGGGCCGCGACGAGGACGTGACGCCCGAGCGCCGCGCCGCGCAGCGCTATACCTTGTCCCATTTGGCGCACGACGTGAAGAACCAGACCGGCATCGGCGAGCCGATTCGTGACTGGTTCCCGATCTCGTTCATGGGCACGTTCACCGACTGGGCGGACCTGGTGCACGGACCGTCGGCGGAGTGGGGCAACCTGACGTGCGGCTGCCACCCGAACTGCGGCATCGGCATGGCGGTGATGATCGACAAGGAAACGAAGGAGGCCGTTCCGGTCACCAAGTTCCTGCACGCCGATCAGCTCGCCAAGGACCTCCAGCGCGTCAACGACGCGGCGCGCGGCCGCAAGCTGTCGGTGCTCGGCATGGCCCTGGCACTGGCGCGCAACTACGATCCGTTCCAGTCGCCGACCCACTTCAAGATGTCGGACTTGATGAAGAAGTTCGACAAGACGTTCGGCGCGACGAAGAAGTCGCACGCGGGCGCCTATGGCCGCGTCGGCGGGGACCGCACGATCGACGATCAGGAGAAGCGCCGCGGCGACCGCTGGAACTTCCTGTTCATCGCCGGCATGTGGTTCCAGGATCTGTTCAACTACGACTTCCGCCGCACGGAGCGCTGCATCATTCCGTACGCGACGCAGGAAGGGGAGATCAGCTTCTGCGCGTACAACACCGGTATCGGCTGGCGCAACATCATCGAGAAGATGCACATGACTGCCACGCTGACCAAGTGGTACGACGAGCACGGCCGGCACCAGATCTACGCGGGCGGCAAGACGGTGGAGCTGTCGTCGACCGAGCACACCCTGGTGCTCAACGCCGACGCGGTCGCCAAGGGCAAGCAGACCGACCTCGACGAGCTGGGCGTGGCCAAGAACGCGCGCGAGGAAAAGCTGCGCGCCAAGAAGCAGCAGCCCGGCGCGCATGCGCCCGAGGACGAGAAGATGGCGGAGCTCTATCGCCAGCACGTCCTCAAGGAGCAGCCGACGATCAAGATAGCCGGTCTGGGAGGCAAGAAGAAGCCGGTCCAGGACGTCGTGCACAAGAACCAGGAATAACGGGGCGCGGGTTGGAGGGCGCCGGGAGCGTCTTCCACTGCCGTCTATATAGGTCGGATCTTCGGACCCGACAATAAGGGCCGCACGGTTCACGCCGCGCGGCCTTTTTCTATGTACACCTGCGGTTGAGCCTGTTTTCCCCCAAAAGGCGCGTTAGGAAATAGCCGGCACCGACCGCTTCCCGCCGGCACAAAGGGAGAACTGGCCATGACGATTCGACGCTGCACGACGTCCGTACTGATCGGGACGCTCATATCCGCGCTCGCTCCGGCGAACAGCTGGGCAGCGGATTCGACCTCCGCCAACCCTCCAAAGGCCTTCTCGCTGCAGGTGGCGATTCACCAGGCGGCCGCCGCGGCCGTCGCCACGCCCAACCTGCGTCTGCAGGTGAAGGCCCCGGCACCGGCGAAAGCCAGCGGCGTTCGCCGGCAATCGAACGGAGGCGGCCATGCGGGGATGATCATCGGGCTCGTCACCGCGGTGGCCGGCATCGGCGCCACCCTTTACATGGTGAAGGAGATGGAGAAAGAGACCAAAAACATTCCGGTGCCGACACCGCAGTAGCACCGCCCGGCGGCGTCGTGGCGGACGGGGCCGGGCGATCGCCTGCGGCGCAGGCGCGCCCGTGCCGTCGCACTCTCGCAGGCACTGATGAACCGCCACTCGTTAGGCCACGGCGATGCCGTCCGGTTGGCGAGCCGCATCCCAGATTGAACGGGGACCAGCGCTAGGGGTGAGCGGAAATCCGTCGATACGTGGAGTAGCGGGCCCGCCCTTCCATCGCCTGGCGTCCGCCCAGATTGCCGCCGCCGCCCATGTCGCTCATGCCCCCCGCGGAGGAACTCGCCTCCACCTGTTCGAACAGTTCCGACGGCATGAACAGGTCGATCGCGGCATCCCGGGCGAACTTGACCGTGGCGTGCATGTTTGCCGCTCTCGACACGAAGCCAAGCTCGGTCTGGTGGATGACCCCCGATCCGGAATCGATCCAGACGCGGCCGATCGCCGACGCGTCGGGCATCAGACCACCTTTTCCTTTCTCGTTGAACTTGAGCACCACCACCTGCGCGCCGTCGAGGGTCTTCGTCCCCTCGATCTTGAAGGTCGAATTTTCCTGGTTCGCGGAGCGCAGGAAGTCGAGCGCGAGCAGCGGCCGGTCGAGGAGATGCAGA
Coding sequences:
- a CDS encoding acyltransferase, which translates into the protein MSQDRIPSLDGLRAISIAFVFVGHLAGTRGFPLSAPAGNALNIAELGVHVFFVISGYLITRLLLHEVARTGRVNLGAFYLRRTLRIFPPYYTLLAALLAAHLAGIVALHQDDILRAATYTTNYDEGRSWFVGHTWSLSVEEQFYLIWPAVVLLARSRKAIVIAAAVVLLAPVIRIAEWELMRWAGDGIGARFETVADAIAVGCVLAGVRARLHATRVYMRALASPAFLLVPLATFAANTLAQHPLVYFGAAFSLVNVGVALCIDWCVTFSEGTLGRLLNTRPLVFVGWLSYSLYLWQQPFFNRASSAAVAAFPLNLALACGLALLSYYLVEQPSLRLRRRIEARFIRAAPQPPAPGLAPVNPAA
- a CDS encoding radical SAM protein; protein product: MHKPIKYVEKGLTVAAKGAWTVFNTLNSIKPNGAFTPKWSELPLQKSWQKVKPPLGWPRETDSLCPNCVREARQSIVDGKQDYKILLNEKVGEIKATITEKDGKIVMIKDCPIHGHFEDVMAMDPAFFKHLEETFPGSDIRSHNDEKLHNHGSSTIKYGRGSVLTIDLTNRCNMMCDPCFMDANQVGFVHELSWDEIKTMLDNAITLKPKRQMSVQFSGGEPTMSPYFLDAVRYAKKVGYNSVQAATNGIEFAKSKEFAKAAFEAGLRYAYLQFDGVGNAANSHRLVGNLFDVKLRAIENLWSAGVDIVPVITIVNGINNEQVGRVVQFALDNPKKINFLSFQPVSFTGRDEDVTPERRAAQRYTLSHLAHDVKNQTGIGEPIRDWFPISFMGTFTDWADLVHGPSAEWGNLTCGCHPNCGIGMAVMIDKETKEAVPVTKFLHADQLAKDLQRVNDAARGRKLSVLGMALALARNYDPFQSPTHFKMSDLMKKFDKTFGATKKSHAGAYGRVGGDRTIDDQEKRRGDRWNFLFIAGMWFQDLFNYDFRRTERCIIPYATQEGEISFCAYNTGIGWRNIIEKMHMTATLTKWYDEHGRHQIYAGGKTVELSSTEHTLVLNADAVAKGKQTDLDELGVAKNAREEKLRAKKQQPGAHAPEDEKMAELYRQHVLKEQPTIKIAGLGGKKKPVQDVVHKNQE